In Rhodanobacter denitrificans, a single window of DNA contains:
- a CDS encoding primosomal protein N': MPAVLRVALPVPLPGLFDYLPPTVGAACVGSRVLVPFGRHKLVGMVVAIDAEAAVGSSRLKQVLRLLDDGALLDPELMQTLAWAADYWLGAPGEAYANALPLALREAKPLPPIGDEYWSLSGAGRSAHDAGSRRGGSKALLGLLAAGALSAQELSERQPGWRDAARRLAAAGLLERSERPPPDRPLPPSLAPQLSDEQQQAVAAVDASLGRYQPFLLDGVTGSGKTEVYLALIEQVLAQGRQALLLVPEIGLAPQTVRRLRERLGVIVEVLHSNLSEGDRARAWLRARAGSARVILGTRSAVFTPLPQAGLIIVDEEHDSAYKQQEGFRYHARDLALVRARALGVPVLLGSGTPSLESLANAEAGRYRTLHLRARPGAIRPPQVQIIDMRAQRLEHGMSPALLGAVADTVARGEQALVFRNRRGYAPVLLCHACGWHAGCPRCDRPLTLHAGRRQLICHHCDYRQRVPAACPTCGAGDLKPQGQGTERLEEALLAQFPQVPVLRVDRETTRRRDAFEQLLATLKDDQPAILVGTQMLAKGHDLPNLTLVAIVGVDEGLHSIDFRAGERLAQLVVQVAGRAGRARKPGRVVLQTHQPEHPLLRSLLAHGYAAAARELLAERRLIQLPPYSYQVLLRAEAPQREQVDAFLAAAHAALPVNAQLQIAGPMSAPMPLRAGRHRGQLLLEAASRRTLHGRLRSWQLALIALPSARKVRWSLDVDPIDLY; this comes from the coding sequence ATGCCTGCCGTTCTTCGCGTCGCCCTGCCGGTCCCTCTGCCAGGCCTGTTCGACTACCTGCCGCCGACGGTGGGCGCGGCCTGCGTGGGCAGCCGGGTGCTGGTGCCGTTCGGTCGCCACAAGCTGGTCGGCATGGTGGTGGCGATCGACGCCGAGGCGGCAGTCGGCAGCAGCCGGCTGAAGCAGGTACTGCGCCTGCTCGACGACGGCGCGCTGCTCGACCCCGAGCTGATGCAGACCCTGGCCTGGGCCGCCGACTACTGGCTGGGTGCGCCGGGCGAGGCCTACGCCAATGCCTTGCCGCTGGCCCTGCGCGAGGCGAAGCCGCTGCCGCCGATCGGCGACGAATACTGGTCGCTCAGCGGCGCCGGCCGCAGCGCGCACGATGCCGGTAGCCGCCGCGGCGGCAGCAAGGCCTTGCTGGGTTTGCTGGCTGCCGGCGCATTGAGCGCGCAGGAGTTGAGCGAGCGCCAGCCGGGCTGGCGCGACGCCGCGCGCCGGCTGGCCGCAGCCGGCCTGCTCGAACGCAGCGAACGGCCGCCGCCCGATCGTCCGCTGCCGCCCTCGCTGGCGCCGCAACTCAGCGACGAACAGCAGCAGGCAGTCGCCGCCGTGGACGCCAGCCTCGGCCGCTACCAGCCGTTCCTGCTCGATGGCGTCACCGGCAGCGGCAAGACCGAGGTCTACCTGGCACTGATCGAACAGGTGCTGGCGCAAGGCAGGCAGGCGCTGCTGCTGGTGCCGGAGATCGGGCTTGCCCCGCAGACCGTGCGGCGCCTGCGCGAGCGGCTCGGAGTGATCGTCGAGGTGCTGCACTCGAACCTGTCCGAAGGCGATCGCGCGCGCGCCTGGCTGCGCGCCCGCGCCGGCAGCGCGCGGGTGATCCTGGGCACCCGCTCGGCGGTGTTCACGCCGCTGCCGCAAGCCGGCCTGATCATCGTCGACGAGGAACACGACAGCGCCTACAAACAGCAGGAAGGCTTCCGCTACCACGCCCGCGACCTGGCCCTGGTGCGCGCCCGCGCGCTCGGCGTGCCGGTGCTGCTGGGCTCGGGCACGCCGTCGCTGGAATCGCTGGCGAATGCCGAGGCCGGCCGCTACCGCACCCTGCATCTGCGCGCGCGCCCCGGCGCGATCCGGCCACCGCAGGTGCAGATCATCGACATGCGCGCACAGCGGCTGGAGCACGGCATGTCGCCGGCGCTGCTCGGCGCGGTGGCCGATACGGTGGCACGCGGCGAACAGGCGCTGGTGTTCCGCAACCGCCGCGGCTACGCGCCGGTGCTGCTGTGCCATGCCTGCGGCTGGCATGCCGGCTGCCCGCGCTGCGACCGGCCGCTGACCCTGCACGCGGGTCGGCGCCAGCTGATCTGCCATCACTGCGACTATCGCCAGCGCGTTCCCGCCGCCTGCCCGACTTGCGGCGCCGGCGACCTGAAGCCGCAGGGCCAGGGCACCGAGCGGCTGGAGGAAGCGCTGCTCGCGCAGTTCCCGCAGGTGCCGGTGCTGCGCGTCGATCGCGAAACCACCCGCCGCCGCGACGCGTTCGAACAACTGCTGGCCACGCTCAAGGACGACCAGCCGGCGATCCTGGTCGGCACGCAGATGCTGGCCAAGGGCCACGACCTGCCCAACCTCACCCTGGTCGCCATCGTCGGCGTGGACGAAGGCCTGCACAGCATCGACTTCCGCGCCGGTGAACGGCTGGCGCAACTGGTGGTGCAGGTGGCCGGCCGCGCCGGCCGCGCGCGCAAGCCAGGCCGCGTGGTACTGCAGACGCACCAGCCGGAACATCCGCTGCTGCGCAGCCTGCTGGCGCACGGTTATGCCGCCGCAGCGCGCGAGCTGCTGGCCGAGCGCCGACTGATCCAGCTGCCGCCGTACAGCTACCAGGTGCTGCTGCGTGCCGAGGCACCGCAGCGCGAACAGGTCGATGCGTTCCTCGCCGCGGCACACGCCGCGCTGCCGGTCAACGCGCAGTTGCAGATCGCCGGGCCGATGTCCGCGCCGATGCCGTTGCGTGCGGGCCGGCATCGCGGCCAGCTGCTGCTGGAGGCGGCCAGCCGTCGCACCCTGCACGGCAGGCTGCGCTCGTGGCAGCTGGCGCTGATCGCGCTGCCGTCGGCACGGAAGGTACGCTGGTCGCTGGATGTCGATCCGATCGATCTGTACTGA
- the tatC gene encoding twin-arginine translocase subunit TatC, producing MATPEPEVDLQQGLFSHLLELRSRLLKASATVLVVLLALVPFANRLYTELAAPLVARLPQGAHLIATEVASPFVTPLKLAFYAALFISMPMILYQLWAFVSPGLYKHEKRLARPLLAAALVLFYLGCAFAYFLVLPAAFRFLTAITPQGVEMMTDITHYLDFVMLMFFAFGLCFEVPVAVVILAAVGVVDLDKLRSSRRYAIVGAFAIAAFITPPDITSMIMLAVPMCLLYELGMLAVRWLVKPGSLKPDAG from the coding sequence ATGGCCACGCCTGAACCCGAGGTCGACCTGCAACAGGGCCTGTTCTCCCACCTGCTGGAACTGCGCTCGCGCCTGCTCAAGGCCAGCGCCACCGTGCTGGTGGTGCTGCTGGCGCTGGTGCCGTTCGCCAACCGCCTGTACACGGAACTGGCCGCGCCGCTGGTGGCGCGGCTGCCCCAGGGTGCGCACCTGATCGCCACCGAGGTGGCCAGCCCGTTCGTCACCCCGCTGAAGCTGGCCTTCTACGCGGCGCTGTTCATCAGCATGCCGATGATCCTGTACCAGCTGTGGGCCTTCGTCAGCCCCGGCCTGTACAAGCACGAGAAACGCCTGGCGCGGCCGCTGCTCGCCGCGGCACTGGTGCTGTTCTACCTGGGCTGCGCGTTCGCCTATTTCCTGGTGCTGCCGGCGGCGTTCCGCTTCCTCACCGCGATCACGCCGCAGGGGGTGGAGATGATGACCGACATCACCCACTACCTCGATTTCGTGATGCTGATGTTCTTCGCGTTCGGGCTGTGCTTCGAGGTGCCGGTGGCGGTGGTGATCCTCGCCGCGGTGGGCGTCGTCGACCTGGACAAGCTGCGCAGCAGCCGGCGCTATGCCATCGTCGGCGCGTTCGCGATCGCCGCCTTCATCACCCCGCCGGACATCACCTCGATGATCATGCTGGCGGTGCCGATGTGCCTGCTCTACGAATTGGGCATGCTGGCGGTGCGCTGGCTGGTCAAGCCGGGTTCGCTGAAACCGGACGCGGGCTGA
- the tatB gene encoding Sec-independent protein translocase protein TatB has translation MMEISFGKLVLLALIALIVLGPEKLPGAARTAGALLRRMRSGWDDVRAEVERELQIEEIKRAAREAAAKAEAAQGELDATLAQVRDLQNAASPVDAAATGEPSAAIAGSAAAPAATAAAEPDRATGDLFADTAVAAPGPRESPHGHA, from the coding sequence ATGATGGAGATCAGCTTCGGCAAGCTGGTGCTGCTCGCGCTCATCGCGCTGATCGTGCTCGGCCCGGAGAAGCTGCCGGGCGCCGCGCGCACCGCCGGCGCCCTGCTGCGGCGCATGCGCAGCGGCTGGGACGACGTGCGCGCCGAGGTGGAGCGCGAGCTGCAGATCGAGGAAATCAAGCGCGCTGCGCGCGAGGCCGCGGCGAAGGCGGAAGCGGCGCAAGGCGAACTGGACGCCACGCTGGCCCAGGTGCGCGACCTGCAGAACGCCGCGTCACCGGTTGACGCGGCGGCGACAGGCGAGCCGTCCGCCGCGATCGCCGGTTCCGCCGCCGCGCCGGCGGCGACCGCGGCAGCGGAACCGGACCGCGCCACCGGCGACCTGTTCGCCGATACCGCCGTGGCGGCGCCGGGGCCCCGGGAGTCGCCACATGGCCACGCCTGA
- the tatA gene encoding twin-arginine translocase TatA/TatE family subunit, whose product MSIWHLIILLVVVVVIFGTGKLRNIGSDLGNAMRDFKKGLNGDEDEAKRKEAERLRADPPASPTDTTTQSQRDSSDAK is encoded by the coding sequence ATGAGCATCTGGCATCTGATAATCCTGCTGGTGGTGGTGGTGGTGATCTTCGGCACCGGCAAGCTGCGCAACATCGGCTCCGACCTCGGCAACGCCATGCGGGATTTCAAGAAGGGCCTCAATGGCGACGAGGACGAGGCCAAGCGCAAGGAAGCGGAGCGTCTGCGCGCCGATCCGCCGGCGAGCCCTACCGACACCACGACGCAGAGTCAGCGCGACTCCAGCGACGCGAAGTAA
- a CDS encoding lipid-binding SYLF domain-containing protein: MLKTSLQRLLLTSLALLLPAMAVHAEDPPLVRATNAVRVMNDIMQAPDKAIPKDLLQNARAIAVIPDMIKAGFIFGGRRGEGLISVKSPNGTWSNPSFITMTGGSVGFQAGVSSTDVILVFRTQRGVDSIVNGKFTLGADASAAAGPVGRTASASTDAQMKAEIYSYSRSRGLFAGVALDGSVLRIDYDANAAVYGAGITPRRIFEGGVSNVPTPVVDFRDRLEEYTSR, from the coding sequence ATGTTGAAGACATCGCTGCAACGTCTGCTGCTGACCAGCCTGGCCCTGCTGTTGCCGGCGATGGCCGTGCATGCCGAGGATCCGCCGCTGGTGCGCGCCACCAACGCCGTGCGCGTGATGAACGACATCATGCAGGCGCCGGACAAGGCGATCCCGAAGGACCTGCTGCAGAACGCCCGCGCGATCGCGGTGATCCCGGACATGATCAAGGCCGGCTTCATCTTCGGCGGCCGTCGCGGCGAGGGCCTGATCTCGGTGAAGAGCCCGAACGGCACCTGGTCCAATCCCAGTTTCATCACCATGACCGGCGGCAGCGTGGGCTTCCAGGCCGGCGTGTCCTCGACTGACGTGATCCTGGTGTTCCGCACCCAGCGCGGCGTGGATTCGATCGTCAACGGCAAGTTCACCCTCGGCGCCGACGCCTCCGCCGCGGCCGGCCCGGTCGGGCGCACCGCCAGTGCCTCCACCGACGCGCAGATGAAGGCCGAGATCTATTCCTACTCGCGCAGCCGCGGCCTGTTCGCCGGCGTGGCGCTGGATGGATCGGTCCTGCGCATCGACTATGATGCGAACGCTGCGGTGTACGGCGCCGGCATCACGCCGCGGCGCATCTTCGAGGGTGGCGTCAGCAACGTGCCGACGCCGGTGGTCGACTTTCGCGACCGGCTCGAAGAGTACACTTCACGCTGA
- the hemH gene encoding ferrochelatase: MPRSNHYTGVADDSDAPAVQPVQAGVLLVNLGTPTAPTAQAVRPYLAEFLGDPRVIDYPRWLWWLILHGVILRVRPKRSAHAYARIWDERGSPLRYGSEALAAALQAEFDRRRPGTLRVALAMRYGEPSVAQTIERLQREGVRRLLVLPLYPQYSATSTGSVIDAVADACKQRRWPPELRFVNDYHDEPGHIEALAAGIERWWAAHGRGEKLLLSFHGIPERYVRLGDPYAEQCRRTAQLLHERLRLGESELIVSFQSRVGRERWLQPYTDATVRRLAADGVKRLDVACPGFAVDCLETLEEIAMQNRDFFTAAGGESLRYIPALNDSAEQVASLAALVRRHLGGWPEAAA, from the coding sequence ATGCCACGCAGCAACCACTATACCGGCGTTGCCGACGATTCCGACGCGCCGGCCGTTCAGCCCGTTCAGGCTGGCGTGCTGCTGGTCAACCTGGGCACGCCGACCGCGCCGACCGCGCAAGCGGTGCGCCCGTACCTGGCCGAGTTCCTCGGCGATCCGCGGGTGATCGACTACCCGCGCTGGCTGTGGTGGCTGATCCTGCATGGGGTGATTCTGCGTGTGCGGCCGAAACGTTCCGCGCACGCCTACGCGCGCATCTGGGACGAACGCGGCTCGCCGCTGCGCTACGGCAGCGAGGCGCTGGCCGCGGCGCTGCAGGCCGAGTTCGACCGCCGGCGCCCCGGCACGCTGCGGGTGGCGCTGGCGATGCGCTACGGCGAGCCGTCGGTGGCACAGACGATCGAACGGCTGCAGCGCGAGGGCGTGCGCCGGCTGCTGGTGCTGCCGCTGTACCCGCAGTATTCGGCCACCTCGACCGGCTCGGTGATCGACGCGGTGGCCGATGCCTGCAAGCAACGGCGCTGGCCGCCCGAGCTGCGCTTCGTCAACGACTACCACGACGAGCCCGGCCACATCGAGGCGCTGGCCGCCGGCATCGAACGCTGGTGGGCGGCGCACGGCCGCGGCGAGAAACTGCTGCTGTCGTTCCACGGCATCCCCGAGCGCTACGTGCGACTCGGCGATCCCTACGCGGAACAATGCCGGCGCACCGCGCAACTGCTGCACGAGCGGCTGCGGCTGGGCGAGAGCGAGCTGATCGTCAGCTTCCAGTCGCGGGTGGGCCGCGAGCGCTGGCTGCAGCCATACACCGACGCCACCGTGCGCCGGCTGGCCGCCGACGGCGTGAAGAGGCTCGACGTGGCCTGCCCCGGCTTCGCGGTGGACTGCCTGGAGACGCTGGAGGAGATCGCGATGCAGAACCGCGACTTCTTCACCGCCGCCGGCGGCGAGTCGCTGCGCTACATCCCCGCGCTGAACGACAGCGCCGAACAGGTGGCCAGCCTCGCCGCGCTGGTGCGCCGGCACCTCGGCGGCTGGCCGGAAGCCGCCGCGTGA
- a CDS encoding alpha/beta fold hydrolase, whose translation MSASVERRIALPHLTLAAQIWGEDSLPPLLALHGWLDNAGSFAQLAPRLAARWQVIALDLPGHGHAGHLAAGAGYHYVDHVQAVLAAADALGLERYTLLGHSLGAGIASLVATARPERIECLLLIEGLGPLGDDGAHTLQRFRDALAPREGNGKPLRIFRDVAHAAAARSMASGLPAELARPIVERGLLEADGGWRWRSDPRLTRPSAVRLAETQVHALLRGITAPTAMLLARPATAYLPTPMMHSRAACVADITVSHMEGGHHLHLEHPADVAAWIDAAT comes from the coding sequence GTGAGCGCATCGGTCGAGCGCCGCATCGCGCTGCCCCACCTGACGCTGGCCGCGCAAATCTGGGGCGAAGACAGCCTGCCGCCACTGCTGGCGCTGCACGGCTGGCTCGACAACGCCGGCAGCTTCGCGCAGCTGGCGCCGCGGCTGGCCGCACGCTGGCAGGTGATCGCGCTGGACCTGCCCGGCCACGGCCATGCCGGCCATCTCGCCGCCGGCGCCGGCTACCACTACGTCGACCACGTGCAGGCCGTGCTGGCCGCCGCCGACGCACTCGGGCTGGAGCGCTACACCCTGCTCGGCCACTCGCTGGGCGCCGGCATCGCCAGCCTGGTCGCCACGGCGCGGCCCGAACGGATCGAGTGCCTGCTGCTGATCGAGGGCCTCGGCCCGCTCGGCGACGACGGCGCGCACACGCTGCAGCGCTTCCGCGACGCGCTGGCGCCGCGCGAGGGCAACGGCAAGCCGCTGCGCATCTTCCGCGATGTTGCCCACGCAGCCGCCGCACGCAGCATGGCCAGCGGCCTGCCCGCCGAACTGGCGCGGCCGATCGTCGAGCGTGGCCTGCTCGAAGCCGATGGCGGCTGGCGCTGGCGCAGCGACCCGCGGCTGACCCGCCCCAGCGCCGTGCGCCTGGCCGAAACGCAGGTGCACGCCCTGCTACGCGGCATCACGGCCCCCACCGCGATGCTGCTGGCGCGGCCCGCCACGGCTTACCTGCCCACGCCGATGATGCACTCGCGCGCTGCCTGCGTGGCGGACATCACCGTCAGCCACATGGAAGGCGGCCACCACCTGCATCTCGAACATCCGGCCGACGTCGCCGCGTGGATCGACGCGGCGACGTGA
- a CDS encoding dipeptidyl-peptidase 3 family protein, producing MLRRLLPVCLLLALAACSSNQGSTATAPVSKEELAPAPTASAAVASPATSAADAGTSAVVQQRLADYATVKLSADLSKFDARQKKMIALLVEAADSMNALYWKQAWGDKDALLAKIADPATREFAGINYGPWDRLDNDKPFVDGIGVRPAGAQFYPADMSKAEFEKSTLKDKTALYTLLRRDAQGQLISVPYHEAYKPELAKAAGLLRHAAKLAKDAGFRKYLMLRADALQSDDYQASDFAWMDMKTNPVDLVIGPIETYEDQLYGYKASYESYVLIKDQAWSKKLARFAKYLPELQRELPVADKYKAEKPGSDADLNAYFAVYYGGDANVGAKTIAINLPNDEQVQLKKGTRRLQLENVMQAKFDQIMLPIAKELIADDQQKNLTFDAFFQNTMFHEVAHGLGIKETLDGKGTVRKALKDQASSFEEGKADILGLYMVTKLADKGELDKSKLMDNYVTFLAGILRSVRFGASDAHAKANMVRFNFFKQQGAFSRDEKTGRYRVDFDKMTAAMNALSAKLLTIQGDGDYDAARQLTDRMGAVDAELAGDLKRLDQAHIPVDIRFEQGLDVLGLKQP from the coding sequence ATGCTCCGACGTCTGCTTCCCGTGTGCCTGCTGTTGGCGCTGGCCGCCTGTTCCTCGAACCAGGGGAGCACCGCCACGGCGCCGGTGTCAAAGGAGGAGCTGGCGCCGGCGCCGACCGCCAGCGCCGCCGTCGCGTCGCCCGCCACGTCGGCCGCCGACGCCGGCACCAGCGCCGTCGTGCAGCAGCGCCTGGCCGACTACGCCACGGTGAAACTCAGTGCCGACCTGTCGAAGTTCGATGCGCGGCAGAAGAAGATGATCGCGCTGCTGGTCGAGGCGGCCGACAGCATGAACGCGCTGTACTGGAAGCAGGCGTGGGGCGACAAGGATGCATTGCTGGCGAAGATCGCCGACCCCGCCACGCGCGAGTTCGCCGGGATCAACTACGGCCCGTGGGACCGGCTGGACAACGACAAGCCGTTCGTCGACGGCATCGGCGTGCGCCCGGCCGGCGCGCAGTTCTACCCGGCCGACATGAGCAAGGCCGAGTTCGAGAAGTCCACCCTCAAGGACAAGACCGCGCTGTACACCCTGCTGCGTCGCGACGCGCAGGGCCAGCTGATCAGCGTGCCCTACCACGAGGCGTACAAGCCCGAGCTGGCGAAGGCCGCCGGATTGCTGCGCCACGCCGCGAAGCTGGCGAAGGATGCCGGCTTCCGCAAGTACCTCATGCTGCGCGCCGACGCGCTGCAGAGCGACGACTACCAGGCCAGCGATTTCGCCTGGATGGACATGAAGACCAACCCGGTCGACCTCGTGATCGGCCCGATCGAGACCTATGAAGACCAGCTCTACGGCTACAAGGCCAGCTACGAATCCTACGTGCTGATCAAGGACCAGGCCTGGAGCAAGAAGCTGGCGCGCTTCGCGAAATACCTGCCCGAGCTGCAGCGCGAGCTGCCGGTGGCCGACAAGTACAAGGCGGAAAAGCCCGGTTCCGACGCCGACCTCAACGCCTACTTCGCGGTGTACTACGGCGGCGACGCCAACGTCGGCGCCAAGACCATCGCGATCAACCTGCCCAACGACGAGCAGGTGCAGCTGAAGAAGGGCACCCGCCGCCTGCAGCTGGAAAACGTGATGCAGGCGAAGTTCGACCAGATCATGCTGCCGATCGCGAAGGAACTGATCGCCGACGACCAGCAGAAGAACCTGACCTTTGATGCGTTCTTCCAGAACACCATGTTCCACGAGGTGGCGCACGGCCTCGGCATCAAGGAAACACTCGACGGCAAGGGCACCGTGCGCAAGGCGTTGAAGGACCAAGCCTCCAGCTTCGAGGAAGGCAAGGCGGACATCCTCGGCCTGTACATGGTGACGAAGCTGGCCGACAAGGGCGAGCTGGACAAGTCGAAGCTGATGGACAACTACGTCACCTTCCTCGCCGGCATCCTGCGCTCGGTACGTTTCGGCGCGTCCGACGCGCACGCCAAGGCGAACATGGTGCGCTTCAATTTCTTCAAGCAGCAGGGCGCGTTCAGCCGCGATGAGAAGACCGGCCGCTACCGCGTCGACTTCGACAAGATGACCGCGGCGATGAACGCGCTGTCGGCCAAGCTGCTGACCATCCAGGGCGACGGCGACTATGACGCCGCCCGGCAGCTCACCGACCGCATGGGCGCCGTCGACGCCGAACTGGCCGGCGACCTGAAGCGGCTCGACCAGGCGCATATCCCGGTCGACATCCGCTTCGAGCAGGGGCTCGACGTGCTGGGGTTGAAGCAGCCCTGA
- a CDS encoding TCR/Tet family MFS transporter, whose amino-acid sequence MVPSPPPSVPRHRAALAFIYVTVLLDMLAFGIIIPVLPHLIEQLAGGGIAKAAWWVGIFSTVFAIVQFGFSPVQGALSDRYGRRPVILISNLGLAVDFVVLALAPTLWLLFAARILLGMTAASFSTANAYVADVIPKEKRAAAFGILGSAFGLGFIIGPGVGGFLGGIALRLPFWVAAGLALCNFLYGCFILPESLPKERRTARLELHSAHPFGSLKLLRRYPQVLGLAVVLFLVYLAHYVLQTVFVLYADYRYGWGPQAVGYVLMLVGACDGFVQAVLTGRLAPRFGERRVLLAGMLFGVGAFLVMGVADVGWAFLFGIPLLALWGLAMPPIQSIMTQQVDPSEQGRLQGAIGSLGSFAGIFGPYLFAQVFALSIAPSSSVHLPGVAFVLSAALMLVGMLIAVRVTRRPPVVVPPAEPTHPPQEDRP is encoded by the coding sequence ATGGTCCCGTCGCCACCTCCCTCCGTACCACGCCACCGGGCCGCACTGGCCTTCATCTACGTCACCGTGCTGCTGGACATGCTGGCGTTCGGCATCATCATCCCGGTGCTGCCGCACCTGATCGAGCAACTGGCCGGCGGCGGCATCGCGAAGGCGGCGTGGTGGGTGGGCATCTTCAGCACGGTGTTCGCCATCGTGCAGTTCGGGTTCTCGCCGGTGCAGGGCGCGCTGTCGGACCGCTACGGCCGGCGGCCGGTGATCCTGATTTCCAACCTGGGCCTGGCGGTGGATTTCGTGGTGCTGGCGTTGGCGCCCACGCTGTGGCTGCTGTTCGCCGCGCGCATCCTGCTCGGCATGACCGCAGCCAGCTTCAGCACCGCCAATGCCTACGTCGCCGACGTGATCCCGAAGGAAAAGCGCGCCGCCGCATTCGGCATCCTCGGCAGCGCGTTCGGGCTGGGCTTCATCATCGGCCCCGGCGTGGGCGGCTTCCTCGGCGGCATCGCGCTGCGGCTGCCGTTCTGGGTGGCCGCCGGCCTGGCGCTGTGCAACTTCCTGTACGGCTGCTTCATCCTGCCCGAGTCGCTGCCGAAGGAGCGCCGCACGGCCCGGCTCGAACTGCACAGCGCGCACCCGTTCGGCTCCCTGAAACTGCTGCGCCGCTACCCGCAGGTGCTCGGCCTGGCGGTAGTGCTGTTCCTGGTCTACCTGGCGCACTACGTGCTGCAGACGGTGTTCGTGCTGTACGCGGATTACCGCTATGGCTGGGGCCCGCAGGCGGTCGGCTACGTGCTGATGCTGGTCGGCGCCTGCGACGGCTTCGTGCAGGCGGTGCTCACCGGCAGGCTCGCGCCGCGCTTCGGCGAACGCCGCGTGCTGCTGGCGGGCATGCTGTTCGGCGTGGGCGCGTTCCTGGTGATGGGCGTAGCCGACGTGGGCTGGGCGTTCCTGTTCGGGATTCCGTTGCTGGCGCTGTGGGGGCTGGCGATGCCGCCGATCCAGTCGATCATGACCCAGCAGGTCGATCCTTCCGAGCAGGGTCGGCTGCAGGGTGCGATCGGCAGCCTGGGCAGTTTCGCCGGCATCTTCGGGCCGTATCTGTTCGCCCAGGTGTTCGCGTTGTCGATCGCGCCGTCTTCGTCGGTGCACCTGCCCGGTGTAGCCTTCGTGCTTTCCGCCGCGCTGATGCTGGTCGGCATGCTGATCGCGGTTCGGGTGACGCGGCGGCCGCCGGTCGTCGTCCCTCCCGCCGAACCCACTCACCCACCACAGGAAGATCGTCCATGA
- a CDS encoding DUF1993 domain-containing protein: MSISMYQVAVPVCVRALGNLAHVLKKGEQHARSKNVSDEVLLQTRLIPDMLPLIKQIQIACDMATRGTARLAGVESQSFEDNETTLEQAYSRIERSIAYIKSFTPEQIDGSETRAIHLKMRNGEMHFEGQAYLLHFTLPNLFFHCTTAYDILREAGTDIGKTDFIGNA; this comes from the coding sequence ATGAGCATTTCGATGTACCAGGTCGCCGTTCCCGTCTGCGTCCGCGCCCTGGGCAATCTCGCCCACGTGCTGAAGAAGGGCGAGCAGCACGCCAGGTCGAAGAATGTCAGCGACGAGGTGCTGCTGCAGACCCGGCTGATCCCGGACATGCTGCCGCTGATCAAGCAGATCCAGATCGCCTGCGACATGGCGACCCGCGGCACCGCCCGCCTGGCCGGCGTGGAGTCGCAGAGCTTCGAGGACAACGAGACCACGCTGGAGCAGGCCTACAGCCGCATCGAGCGCTCGATCGCGTACATCAAGAGCTTCACGCCGGAACAGATCGACGGCAGCGAAACCCGTGCGATCCACCTGAAGATGCGCAACGGCGAGATGCACTTCGAAGGCCAGGCCTATCTGCTGCACTTCACCCTGCCGAACCTGTTCTTCCACTGCACCACCGCCTACGACATCCTGCGCGAGGCCGGCACCGACATCGGCAAAACCGATTTCATCGGCAACGCCTGA